The genome window CCTTCGCCGTGCACGACTTTTTCGTGCAGGAGGCCACCGCCTCCTCGGTCACCCAGCTGGACGCGCGCCTGCGGGCGCTGCGCGAGGCCTTCGGCCCCGGCGTGCCCCTGAATATGCAAAACCTGGTGGACAGCCACGACGCGACGCGCATCGGCAGCGCCGTGGCCAACCCCGACGGCAAGAAGTTCGGGGACTGGGGCGCCTATTTTTCGTGGAGCCAGAAGAGTAACAACAAAAGCTACAATGCCCGCAAGCCCACCCCGGCCCAGCGAAAAAAGCAACGGCTCATTGCCGCCTTCCAGCAGCTGTACGTGGGCTCCCCCATGCTTTTCTACGGGGACGAAGCGGGCATGTGGGGCGGCAACGACCCGGATTGCCGCAAGCCCATGGTCTGGGCTGACCAGCGCTACGAAGCCGAAACGTTTAATCCGGATCAGAGTACCCACGCCCCGGACCCCGTGGGGTTTGAGGCTGACCTGTTTGCCTGGTATCAGCGCTTCATTGCCCTGCGCCGCAGCTCGCCGGCCATTCAACGCGGCGCGTTTACCACCGTGGCCACCGACGATGCCCGGCAGCTGTACGCCTTCCGCCGCACGCTCGGGAAGGAAGACGTGCTGGTCGTGTTTAACCGTGGTCCCCGGCCGGCGGCCTTCACCCACGCCGTGCTCACCGAGCATACCTATCAGGATGCGTTCACGCGCCAACGGGTGACGCGTCTCACCGTACCGGCCATGGACGTGGTCGTGTTGCGCACCAAGTGAGGGCCTGGCCGCCGGCTGCTACATACCAATCCCTACGCCGCCCAATACCCTACCCGCTGCGGGCAGTCGCCGGCCGATAGAATTGTCCCAGGTGGGCAGCGACAAAGAACTAGGTAACCTTACTCGGAAGTTTAGGGAACGTGCCTAATCCTTACTTCTTACCAGCTAACCCTTCGCAATTGGCGGAGCGAGCTAGGATCGGTAGGGAGGTGGTAGCGGACCCTACACAGAGATTTTATTGTATCGTAGCGCAGGCTGGGCTTTCTGCTTAATCAAGGGCATGCAGAAGCTCATTCATCACCTCCGACACGATTAAGGAGAAGTAAGGGGGCTACTCTGGCTTCCAGCCATTGAACCCGGCCATCACATTTTTCTGTTGAAAGACGCTCCTAATCCATAGTAGGCAGGGTGTTCACCGCGCCGGGCGCAAATCCGGATAATCCGTAATAATGCCATCTACCTGCTGCTGGATGAGTTGCTCGATTGCCGCGGCCGCGTTCACCGTCCAGGGAATCACCTGGATCTGCTGGGCGTGGCAGGCCGCCACCAACTCAGCGGACACCAACCGGTAGGCGGGGCTATAGATGGTCGGGCGGAAGCTGAGCCGTTGCAGATTCTTGTCCACTCCCAGCAGATTATCCACGAGCAGGGCGGTCTGGATAGGAGGGGAGCGTTGGTGCACCTGCTCCAGGGCCCGTGGGTCGAAGGACTGAATCGTCGTCCGCTCCGCAATGCCTTTGGCCTGCACCACGGCCAGCAGCAGCTGCACGAACTCGGCGGGCGCGGGGTGCAGGGTGCCGTCGCCCGCCGGGGTCATTTTCGTTTCAATGTTGTAGCGCGGCGCGGGCCGCCCTTGCTGCTTGGCGTACGCTTCGGCCGAGTCGATGACTTCGGCCAGCAGGGGCTTGTAGGTGCGCAGCTTCTGCTGGCGCGCAAACTTGGGGTTACCCTGACTGCCTACGTCATAGCGCCGGATGTCGGCGTAGGGCATGGCGTACAGGCGCAGGCTTTTTTCTTGGGCTTTGCTGATGGGCTGCCCGTCCGGCGTGCGCACGAAATCGGCGTTCAAGTAAGGGTCGTGGGAGAGCAGCACCTGCCGGTCCTGGCTGATGGCGATATCCATTTCCAGGGTCGTCACGCCCAGATCCAGGGCCTTGCGCATGGCTGGAATCGTATTCTCGGGCATCAGGCCCCGGCAGCCCCGGTGGCCCTGCCAGTCCAGCGGGGGCCGCTGCGCCGCCGCGCTGAGCATAGTAAACGTAGTAGCCAGCAAGGCCAGGATAGGTCGTCGCATCAAGGTCAACATACGCAAATAAAAAAGCCCCCATGCCGTCGGCGGCGTTTACCCTGGGTGGACATAGCCAAAAAAGCCCCCGCCCGCGGGTAGGCCCCAGCGAGCGGAGGGCCAAGCAATCTTACGCCGACAGCGTTTCCGAATATACCTGCCCAAACCGGTCAGTGACTTCCACCCGAATCTCCCGTGCCGACGCCGCGATGTTGGCGACAAACAGATGCTCGGTGAGGGTGGGGTCCACCCACTTGTGCTTGGCGGGCAGCGCCGGGCCGGCGTGCAGCTGCACCGACAGCGGATCGAGGCCGGTGTACTGCTCCATCTCGCCCCGGCGTACGCCGTCTTCCAGCCAGGTCACTTTCCAGGCGGGGTCCCAGTTCCAGACGTTCACGACCAGGGCGTCGGGGCGCTCGGGCAGGCTGCCTTTCGGGTACAGGCGAAACTGGTGGGTGCGCTCCTGCCCGATGGATTTGTAGTACCACCGGAGCTCACTGCCCCGCGCCTCGTACACGCCGTAGCCGGCGGGCGTGCCGTCGGTGCAGATGGGGCCCGTCCACCAGGCCCCGCAGATGGTGCCGTGCACGTGCTCCACCACGTTTTCCTCGGTCACGAGGGTTTCGTTGAAGTGGGTGTGGCCCGACATAATGTGGGCCTTGAAGGGCTTGAGCAAGCGGTACAGCTCGCGGCGGTTGGCCACCGTGCCGCCCATAGACTCCTCCTTTTCCTTGTTGCGCAGGTGCTGGCGGGTATAGGGCGGAATGTGTACACTCACCACCACGGTTGTGCCGGGCTTGACGTAGCTTAAGTCCTGCTCCAGCCAGGCCAGCTGCTGCTCGGTGAGGTAGCCGATGTACTTCTTGACGGCGCCGATGAAAAACACGTCATCCAGCACCACGTAGTGAATCTCGCCCCGGTTGAAGGAGTAATACGTGGGCCCGAACAGTTGGCGAAAAGTAGTGGCCGAGCCTTCGTCGGTGCGGGCCGTGAGGTCCATGTCGTGGTTGCCGATAACCTGAAAAAACGGGATGCCCGTAGCAGCTACGCCCTGCTGGTAGTCCTCGAACAGCTCGAAGTGGTCCCAGACCAGGTCGCCGCAGCCGATGCCGTGGAAGAGGGCGCCGGCGGGGTAGCTGGAAATGAGCTTCTGGGCGTCGGGCACGGCCGTGGCTTTGAACTCAGCAGCATCGGCCTTGGATATCATCTGCGGATCGGCCCACACCATAAAGTTGTGCTGGGTGTCATCCTGGCTGAGCTTGCGCAGCTCGAAGTCAGCCTTAAAGCGGCCGCGGACGGGCTCTTTGCGGCGGTAGAAGCGGGCCACGCCCTGCTCCTGCGGAAACTCGTAGCCGCGCGGCACGGAGATGTACACAAACTCGGTGGCGGCGCTGCTGTCCAGCTCATACTGCCCTTTGGCGTCGGTGAGCGTGACGGTGGTGCCATCCGTGACGGCGACGCCCGCCAAGCCTTGGCCGCCGGCGTGCACCTTGCCGCTAAGCGTGGTGACGCTTACCCCTTTGCTCGTGCGGGCGGGCGCTTTCGAGCGGGCCAAGCCCGTGCTTATGTCCAGGGTGGCACCCAGCCCAGCCAGGCCCACGGCTTTGAGAAACGTCCGGCGTTGTTGTGCCATAAAGCGAAAAGTTGAGGATTCTCGGTAAGGGTGATGCTAGGGTTTCAAGCTATCCGCTGGGGGCTTTTTGGGGCAGGCGTGCTAGCTCCCGCCCCTGGTTTTCCGGAAGCCGGCAAGCTACTTTTCCCACCACACTTTGGTGTTCACGTCGTCGGGGCCCTGGGCCTGCACGGCGGCGCGGTAGTTGTCGCCGTTGTTGGTTTGCACGATAAGCGGGTACTTAAAGCGCACGGGCATCACGCCCCCGTTCTGCAGGTCCTGGCCGCGGGGTAGGCGGGGCAAGCCCGTGCGGCGGTACTCAAACCACTGCTGGTAGTCGTTGAAAAACAGGGCGTAGTACTTTTGCAGCAGGATGCGCTCGAGCGTGCCGTTGTAAGCGGCGGCCGCGTTCTGGAAGTAATCGGCGGGC of Hymenobacter radiodurans contains these proteins:
- a CDS encoding glycerophosphodiester phosphodiesterase family protein, coding for MRRPILALLATTFTMLSAAAQRPPLDWQGHRGCRGLMPENTIPAMRKALDLGVTTLEMDIAISQDRQVLLSHDPYLNADFVRTPDGQPISKAQEKSLRLYAMPYADIRRYDVGSQGNPKFARQQKLRTYKPLLAEVIDSAEAYAKQQGRPAPRYNIETKMTPAGDGTLHPAPAEFVQLLLAVVQAKGIAERTTIQSFDPRALEQVHQRSPPIQTALLVDNLLGVDKNLQRLSFRPTIYSPAYRLVSAELVAACHAQQIQVIPWTVNAAAAIEQLIQQQVDGIITDYPDLRPAR
- a CDS encoding calcineurin-like phosphoesterase C-terminal domain-containing protein, with protein sequence MAQQRRTFLKAVGLAGLGATLDISTGLARSKAPARTSKGVSVTTLSGKVHAGGQGLAGVAVTDGTTVTLTDAKGQYELDSSAATEFVYISVPRGYEFPQEQGVARFYRRKEPVRGRFKADFELRKLSQDDTQHNFMVWADPQMISKADAAEFKATAVPDAQKLISSYPAGALFHGIGCGDLVWDHFELFEDYQQGVAATGIPFFQVIGNHDMDLTARTDEGSATTFRQLFGPTYYSFNRGEIHYVVLDDVFFIGAVKKYIGYLTEQQLAWLEQDLSYVKPGTTVVVSVHIPPYTRQHLRNKEKEESMGGTVANRRELYRLLKPFKAHIMSGHTHFNETLVTEENVVEHVHGTICGAWWTGPICTDGTPAGYGVYEARGSELRWYYKSIGQERTHQFRLYPKGSLPERPDALVVNVWNWDPAWKVTWLEDGVRRGEMEQYTGLDPLSVQLHAGPALPAKHKWVDPTLTEHLFVANIAASAREIRVEVTDRFGQVYSETLSA